The following DNA comes from Miscanthus floridulus cultivar M001 chromosome 5, ASM1932011v1, whole genome shotgun sequence.
tgtatttttgtatttttgacactagtcttcttttcagtccctcattgctcgtagccaggagaaatcttggttcctccaagagcagaaggtggaatgggactgcCTTACCGAGGAGGCCTAGCTACACGGAGATTTGAGCGCCCAGCTCAACATCGCCTAGCTGCGGGAAACTAAGGCACGTCGAGGCatagaggagatccatgggatgtttgaggacctaTCGGTGATGGTGAAGCAGGACAAGGAGGCAGCTACCAGGGTCTAAAAGGAGTGGGACGAGCTACTCCAGAAGGACACCGATGCCAGCCAGCGGGCCATTGAGCTCCTAGcagagttggagacggagcgggacctcaagctaaaGGCCGAGGATAGGTCTGCAGCACTACAACGGAGGGCAGATCAGGATGCTAAAGTGATCACCTAGCTATGCAGGGAGCAGGATGAGCTATGTTGGACCAAAGAAAGACTTCGCTCGGAGCATTTGCATGGCCCACGAGGAGCACGACCGGGTCGTCCGAGAGCGCGATGAGGCGCACCAGGAGGCCGGGACCCTCTGGGCGGATCTTGGAGACGCGATGGCCCGAAGGCTGGAGGCCAAGGAAATTTCTATCGGGCTGGGCACAGAACTTGCCAAGGTGCAGGGGATTCTTGAGGTCAAAAGTGATTAGCATGATCTCCTATGCTCTGCCGTTGcggtggtctacgatgacctacaAGTGGCATaagaggaggggaccagctcccTTGCGACTCGTGCCGCTGGTATCACTGCGTGGGTGGGCTAGCGTGAGGAAGACGCTTTTCACACTAGGATCACCAAAGCCTTCACTGTTGCCCAttctcattatgatcgggagatcaacttggaggtaatgagccttggcttcgtgcCTGGCTATGAAGACTCCGAGCTGgacgagattgagaaggcggtgactccccttGCGTGGAACCTGGTGAACAGGCtaaaagacatggttctcccttcgaggaagtagtttgttgaataagtttgataagcatttatctgtaatatgtggacaagtgtcggtactttcatgtccaaaaatagatttgtgacttgtttcataatttcatttcatttgattgatcttaccttcttctctTTTTGTACAAAAAGATTTATGTGATCCAACCCTTTCGCttgttaagactgtagggcccgaggtgtttaggggaaattttgattgtgctggtgagcaaaattaatGTAGCCATCTAGGCATGGGCTTTTTTGTGGTCTTACCTATCTATTCCCTCGAACCTTGCCGCCAGTCTCGAAGCGAGGAAAAGGTCTAATGTAATGACTATTTGGAAAAAAGAGAGGAGGTATTTGTACCTTTAtcaacccccgagtgagatccgaccccttatggtcgctggggccggatgttactagagaacggagcgagggtagcaaacttactctTGCATTCGCACGTACCCCATACTTAGGATTTTCGCGATCGCTGCGTGACCGTGTGTTTGGTCTTATTGCTGGCCCGGCCTTCCCCAAGCCCCCAcacgtggtggggattcggtcaagggtcggctcattttgtgactatcgccccatccacggtttccataactagaggggttaaggcgatgtcacttgcctcgacggctcgagtgatgcgctttataagctcgctaacagggatgttcaGATAGAATCCGATCCTATTTGCTTTGCAATAGGGatgcaaagccctcgggtggtgtTCCTTTGCTCCTTGACCCGCCTtctaatagattccccctcaatggggattctaagGGCTTGGCTATAggttggattgaactagaaggttgagatgaccctatccgcctcaatgcgggttgggcaaaggccgctgaggctcatctgtgttttctcccctagctcttgttcgacgcgaggcAGCCCCGCACCCTTTGTGGgttagccttcgaaccttggcctCTCGATCTCGGATTGAgcggcttgagcccccaagcccctagggTCTGATAGGGGGTCGGTCGTGTTTCGCGTGTCACCCTATCCTcgatttccacaaccagaggggctaagttgGCGACACTTGTCTCGACGACTtgagtgtcgtgctcaatgagctcactaacgggtatgttcgtgtggaatccaggtccatcattcgctgatggggtcggtagagccctcatgtggcattccactacttcttaacccgcctcccggttgatgcccgagccgttcggtagtctcaggtggcccattggcctctcctcgatggagattctgtgggtttggctcaaggtaagaatcgaatgagaaaggtcgagatgtccctgtctgcttctgagcattgtcaggcaaggccactggggctcatctcgatttttctcccctggctctatttgacacgaggtggcctcaagcctggccagccttcgaacctcgatcaggcactgctcatattgaatgaggagGCTATCGCTTCATGACATGACATGAAGCATTGAGATGCAGTGATTTGCATATGCAGCATttggatgatgggattaatgtgtgatttaattgaaatgaaagcaggggtcggtaacattacctCGGTGGCATGAGCGATGAGAAGCTCTTACTGGACATGTCCATGCAGGGTTTGAGTCTGACGTTTGTGATGGGGCCGGcatgacctgcacgagcatcgtgATTTTTTGTTTCTATCTCTCGGTGGCGATTCGAACTGTTCGATTGACTTTTTAaagcgacctgacagcttctccttgaaggagattctgcaAGCAGACCCTCTGAACCTTTCTCGTGAAGGCGGGTGCAAAAACTTAGGGTATGGGGAACTATGAATctaattatgctggtgaacaaaaacaccatagccaccgaggcatagggtctagcggttcatccagttttactcaaagttttccACCCACACCTCATGTCTCTgatttttaaacgtaaggaggggccAGGCGATGAGGATGTTTAAACAAATAAACACCCTCGGTAGCCCCTGAGCAATGTCCGTGCCtctaccattgctggggtcagaagcttggtaatgaaattaacacgcaaagtaagtaaatagatgtgcttatctttcagcgatCGTTTGTTCATTGTTTTACCTAGGCCATCCGATCGagccaggaggcccgttgggcctCCTTAGGCAGGGGTTCCATCATTTTATGGTCCTACGCGTGGAGGCAGAAAGCCACCTGCATGTGGGTGCACCCCAGTCCTCATGTCTAgcgtgtggtggtggtgggctaTGCTCGGGcaatgttctgtttgaccaggaGGCGTCTCATCAACCAGGGCGCATCCTGTCGGTCCAGGCGCATCCCCTTGGATTCCCGTgagcattgatttcccatctgcattgaataggggaaggtagagagttttttgtcccactCCTTCGCCAGCCTCTGAGctgctacctcttctccttcctttccactgaATGCATTTGTGCGTcgcagcggttcctaagtgagagagggtaatgctagggagtgaaaaactcacagatccactcatgaatctagagcgtgatgtcgagctagaggtcatcgaacatagatgagatggtgcgggcCACCTTTGCTAAGAAGGGGCCACTGCTGCCAAAGGAGGAGGGGCACTAGAGGGTGCTAAGTGTCGTCGGCTTTGCCGTCGTTCATTGCGGCCTTTCTTTGGAGGGAGACGCCCCCCACCCAGACactgttgtcagggttgcggctgatgacgatggcatagtccctagatgccctagCGGAGGTGTTGTTGTTGGGGTtatggctgatcatgatggcatagtccctggaagCCCTGGTAGAGGCGCCGTTGttggggttgtggctgatcatgatggcgcaGTCCCTAGATGCCCTGGTAGAGGCATCGTTGTCGGGGTTacggctgatcacgatggcgcaGTCCCTAGACACCCTAGGGAGGGCACCATAGTCACCAAcatggtgctcgatgttgcagatAATGGTGCCTTTGAGGATCTCATGGAGCGGTAgaacgttgccgatggagagcatggcacgacGACCATAGCAGTACTCATAGTAGAGCTggtcagagactgtaattgaataagtttatgggggagcccccgagtgaatagTCCTTTGTATTTatgagtacattagtccttttcgtgatgaaatcactttgtaagcaatgAATTTTGTGCAAAAAAGtgaatatgttttcaactttcgcAACGGCAAACAACCTTTCAGttttttctccctctttttgtaaaagagatttTGGTGCCTTCCAACCCTTCTCATAGCTAAAGTCGCAAAAAATTGGGAGTGTGGGTGAGTTAATTCTGATTATGCcggtgagcaaggaggccatagccaCCGGGGCATGGGcttcccgtagtcctaccagttacaCTCAGATTTTgtttcccaaaatcctagcctTTAGGACTTGTCATGAGGAAAGAGGGaagacttagagaatgtttgcaaagataacacagagagtgttttCGTAGATAAaagtacttatatcagcccccgagtgaggtctgattCCTCGCAATTCGCGGGGGTCGGAGGTCGCTAAAGATCAGggatttctaaagaaaaaactgataaggaaaagtatgcatttatttaagggtaaaaacgacatagctgctcaatgttctaggcattggcgaAGACCTCACTGtcaatggttttcaacttgtaggtgcctggtcggagcacttccgcgatgacgtacggcccctcccagggtggggagaggttgtggcggtccttgttgctctgtatgaGGTGGAGAACAAGGTCCCTAACGTTGAAGGCTTGGTCTCACACCTATCGGCCGTGGTACCGTCACAACGCCTACTGGAACTTGGccaaatggaggagggcgatgttgcgGGCTTCATCTAGTTGGTACATGGCATCTTCGTGGAATGCCTTGGCTCTCTGTTCGTCATACGCTCTGATTCtaggtgctccatagtcaaggtctatcaggaggatggcctcggaaccatagaccatgaagaaaggcatgtagccggtggcctggctaggagttgtccttagacTCCAGAGCACTGCAAGGAGCTCGGCGACCCAGCGTGTGctaaatttgttcaaccggttaaagatcctaggcttgaggccctgtaggagcatgtcgTTTGTGCGCTTGACCTGCCCATTCATTCGGGGGTGCGCGACAAAGGCCTAATCGACcgagatgtgttgttcatcatagaatcaaatGAACTTCTTGctagtgaactatgtgccattgtctatgatgatagAGTTTGGTAGTCCAAAGAagtggatgatgtcaaggaagaacagcatagcttgctcagacttgatcgcggagatcggccgagctttgatccattttgtgaacttgactatggtgacaagcaagtggctATAGCCCCTAGGCGcctttttgagaggtccaaccaaattgagccctagaccatgaagggccacatgatggggatcatctggagtgcctaggctatgaggtgagtttgctgagcatagtactggcacccttcgtaggtgcgtatgatttgctcagcgtcggctactgtagtgggccagtagaagccctatcgaaatgcattcccaaccaaggttctaggcatggtgtgtgaccatagaccccaccatggatgtcgcctAGTAGAAGCTTCTCCTGTTCGGTGGGGATACAGTGCTGCAagatcccggtgtggctccatttgttGAGTTTGctttctacaagaacgaaggacttggcacaaAGTGCGAGCCATTAAGCCTCCGTCTTATCCATCAGCAGCATGGCACAGAGGAGGTtgttgaggtagagtgttctctagtcgtctagagggtcaggctctgtcacAGGGTCCTCTTTAAGCTCCATGACATCATGCCCGGGCGGAGCCGTCGGTTGATCAGCACCCGAGgctggatcagatgggccatcgtcaaCCCACTCTGACCCTTCGTAGTGTattgagggtttgtgttggtcgctggcgatGATGCCCGTTGGCATCGGTTGTTGACCGTACGCCGCTTTTGCAAGTGCGTCGGCTACCTCGTTGAGGcgtcttgggatgtgattgagttcaaggacgtcgaatctgtcctccagccatcAGACCTCTTGGTAGtacatagccatcttggcatcgtggcagcttgactccttcatgacttggttgacaatCAACTAGGAGTCACCCTagatgtcgaggcgtcggatgccgaACTTGATGGTGATTCATAGGCTGTTGATGAGAGCTTCATATTTAgacacattatttgatgaggggaaatggagatgaaccatgtacctcctGTGGACCCCGAGGAGTCATACGAAGACTAGCCCCACACCGGTGCCATTCTTCATCAatgacccattgaagtacatcgtctagtactcttgatcgacaaccactggtggtgtctggaccttggtccattccacgatgaagtcagccaacacctaggaattGATCACTATttgggaggcatatgtgatgccttgatccatcagcttgaCTGCCCACTTCGCGGTTCTTGCCATGGCGTCTTGGCTTTGGATGAGctcaccgagggggaacaacgtcacgactgtcatggggtgtgacttgaagtagtgacgcagcttcctcttggtgatgaggatggtgtataggagcttTTGGATCTGGGAGTAGTGGGTCTTTGAAtcggatagtacctcactgatgaagtacacagggtgctACACCTTGAgcgtgtgcccctcttcctctcgctccacTACTAGGGCAGTGCTGactacttgcatggtggccgctatgtatagcaggaggggttctccgttgcttggaggaactaggatcggaggccttgttagaagcagtttgaccatgtcaagtgcctcctgggcctcggacgtCCACTCAAAGCAGTCAGCTTTTTTaagagtcaataaagggggagacctcgttcatcgaggcgcgagatgaattaGCTGAGGGTGGCGAGGCACCCCATGATTCACTAAACCCCCTTTATAttcccatcctcgtgatggccaaAATCTTCttcaggttggcttcgatgccgcgctcggagacaatgaagctgagtagcatgccccttgggaccccaaaaacacatttttcggggatgcgtttgatgccatttgcttgatgtttcacaaaggtttgctcaagatcagtGACAAGGTGATCGGCCCATTTGTacttgactacaatgtcatcGACGTTGGCCTCAATGGtacgcccgatgaggtccccgaagcatctaagcatacagcgctggtacatagccccagcATGTTTTAGACCAAACAACATTGAGACATAGCAGTATGattcgaagggggtgatgaaagatgtcgtgagctagtcggattctttcatcgcgatttgatggtagccggagtacgcatcaaggcagcagagggtttcgcaccccgaggtcgagtcgactatttggtctatgtgtggtaaaggaaatggatcctttgggcatgctttgttaagacccatatagtcaacacacttcctccatttcccgctcttctttcgtacaagaacaggattttcTAACCACTCTGggggtgtacttccctgatgaatctagcggccgatagttttgctatctcttcatcgATGGCCCTACACTTTTCCTCATTGAAGCGACACAGGCGttgcttcatcggcttggagcctagatggattttcaaggtatacTTGGCAACCTCCCTCAAAATGcttggcatatctgagggtttctacGTAAAGATGTTTTTGTTGTCAcgaaggaagtcgatgagcgcactttcctatttggaggagagcgtggtaccaatgcataccgttttaccctcggagctgctaggatctatgaggatATCCTTGGAGCCCTTTGCTGATTTGAATGACTTGGTCAATTTCTTCGCATTAGGTgtttcttcggtgacctcctccttgagggcggcgagttccccggaggcgatgattgccatggcatggccgcagcactcgaccttgcactcGTAGGCCTGCTGGAatgaggtgccgatggtgatgaccccatgggggcccgacatctttagcttgagttatgtgtagttggggatggccatggccTGCTTCTTGGGcataatgccatggaaaggcgctcggattaGGGGGAGGTGCATCTAGTTGACGCCCATCATGTTAAGCATCTTTACGTACATgttgttgaggccgctgcctccatccattagtactttggtgaggcgctttgggccaacgatcgagttgaccacaagcggatatcttcCTATTTGTGGGACGACATTCGGATGGTCGGTCTGATTGAAGGTTGtggcagactccgaccatcgaaggaagggaggtgtggctggtTGGATTATGTAGACTTGGCGGCATGTGAGCTTCTGACggcatttggagtcataggctgccgatcctccaaagatcataaagCAGCCATCTAGTGTTGGAAATCTatcgtccttctccttggcatcattcgtagtgggggtaggttccttcccctgctctcctttgttggagcttcTAGACAAGAACTTCCACATaaggctgcagtccttgagcaTATGCTTTATgggaaaggcgtggttcgggcatggcccctcgagcattttttcaaagtggtttggagcgccctctgtgggcttccgaccacccttgcggttagCAGCAGCCATGAGGGAGTCCTCATGCTGCTGCTTCCTATTCTTTCATTTggtggaacgattggaggtgcgcCTTTGCTGACACcctcgtcccaccttgccttgcccttgaggcgatcgaagatcactccgaccacctcctctcctgaggcatggctagtggtgatgtctaggagttccttggtggttcacgggcccttgcatcctagcttatgaaccaaggactcgtaggtcatcccagacaggaaggctcctattatGTTGGGGTCGGCtatgttagggagctcattgcactaccaggagaagcactggatgtacccGAGGAGGGTCTCACTAGCCTTCTGACGGTAGTTCtcaaggtcccatgggttcccagggcatttgtacatgccctagaagtttcccacaaagatctccttcgaatccacccaactctggattgcgttggacAGCAGGTGTTCCAACAACGCCTGGGCCGAATCGGCCatgaacagtggaaggttgcggataatgaagtcatcattatctgcaccactggcttgacaggcaagtcgatagtcttcaagccaaagtctagggtttgtctccccagagtatttagggatattggtaggtggtcgataccttggtgggaatgcagcgttgaggatgtgtcggctgaagGCTTGAGGCCCTGGCAGGCCAGAGCTCGGGCTCGGTCTTCACTGCTGTCATAGCGTCTGCCGTGTTGAGGATGATAGCTGGGTCACTATAGGTGCGCCTGTGGGCGTCAATGGTGCTGCATGCGTCACGGTTGTGGCTGAGATGCTGATGTATCTAGGTCGCAATGCACAGCCCATCGCCTtatggtgcttggtggactgatgcgtccctAGCGGGACATACTGAGGGTGTACACTGGTGGGGGTTGGGCTCATGTCACCAGGACAatgagctttccgcctgctgcgccatcgcacgctcgagcagcatgCGTATTTCCtggtgggcccaatgatccttGGGCATCGTGGCCTCTAGGGGGCCATGAAGCAAGGCTATtgtagcggcgatgttctggcttgcccgagtgaAAAGTGAGGAAGTGTTTCACCATCGGTGATCATCCTTCAGTTTACATCATGGGCCACGACGCGTGTGTGCCCACTGTCCCCACGGTGTTTGATCTCTTCATCGACCTCCAcgtactcccgaacaagctgttgtccggcttCGTCTGTTTCCCACTTTGGGGCTCTCAGTTGCTCCATGCCTATGTGAGGTGGGGTAGCTATCCCCCTTTCAGTTGCGCTACTATGGTTGCCTGCCGGGGTAGTCTCCTCCATAGAGACGCTTTTGACATGTCCCTCGGAGGtttctgccatgaaacattcccgggAGGGATGGTGGCTTCCCCTGccagagtcagagccagagtctgaCCCCAAAACTTCCACGAGGAGGCTTTGGTGGGATTCTATGATGCTTtcaatcatccccatgaactcgtcattCGTGTGGGATGGGatcatgcgttgtgccacaaggtggctaacggccGCCACTACATTGCAGAGACCGAATGGAAACACCATTAGGGCGCTCCATGCGGAGTGTTCTGGTgagagggtgaggcggcgtgGGTCCTCCCTTGATGGCCGGGGTCCGAGGGAGACGCCGGGCTGGCGCTCAAGACTGCCATAGCCGGAGCCGGTGGAGGAGAGAGACTGGATGGCGAGAtgggccaatgccaactctccttccaccatgacgatgaagtccaggtcactaaAATGCACGTGTGTGCCCAAAACCCAGCTAATTGCGTGGTTACCCATCCGAGGCCTGgtttggaatgcgcaaaggcccctacctggcgcgctaactattggtgttttgaacaaacaccgacaagtaaatttataattgttgcacgttaggcccggatggtgcactaaaggacacaagatttatactagttcgagctgaatgtccctatgtctagtctactgctgcttgtgttattagtaccaaaaaaggttcatagtagggggtacaaatggtcaagagagggacaggtcccaagtctctgatggagtggtcgaaaggacgccaagagctcagttgctgcttggctgtgtgttgtgttgaattgatccatcaaaagtcggtccctttagtggtttgcctaccctcccttttatagaccaaggagggagtaggggttacagatgggagaaagaggaaaaaaccaaaggtagagaaagtCCTTTGAGGgcgccaggtcttccttttcccttgagcctgccctgctgacatggcagaccacgccagggatagcatgttctgCCAATCCCGATAGGGCCGGGCTCTGACTTTGTTTcagcgagtggtcatgtcccatcctccctcgGCGGATGGTGCGGTGCGGTGCGTGAGGGCACCAAGCCATGAATCTATGGGGAGTAGATGGGGAAATGACTATACGCctatcactgtagatgatgtgtgttcttccttggattgtagcagttgtcgtatgcctatgttagtatctatgcccgagggctgatggcggcgcctacaacactgtgggacaaaagtcggcacctacaacacaTTCAAGCActgttaggtcggaaagggcttaaagcacccatcccatcatatcctgatggtaccttcctgtaggcgtgcagggcatggtcctcggtatggtggttgactcgaatgtcctatcataCCCTATGCTTATCAGCATGAAGGGGCAGGGTGCAGTCatcaggtgaggtagagccaTCCCTCAatcatcgggcaaggcggagccgaCCCTCGGATGTCGGGTGGGGCGGaaccagccctcggacatcgggctaggcggagccagcccttagtcgtcgggcgaggcggagcctaccctcagccATCGAGTGAGGCGAAGCCCACCCTTGgacatcgagcgaggtagagccagccctcaggggttggTCGAGGTGGAACCAATCTTTTGTCGTTCGAGCAAGAAGCATAGCTTGCCCTCagtcattgggcgaggcagagccagccctcgagggtcgggcgaggcggaaccaatcttccgtcgtttgggtaagaagcgtagtagcattcttgtctgatTGAAAGCATCAActttcgatggttattagttccaccttattgggtaccccggtattaggtccccgacactatcGGTTCGTTGCTAACCGGCAATGATGGcccgttcgcattttattgttgtataattgattttaatttatatttttcatgGAATTAGGTTTCACTTTATATATGCTATGTAgatgata
Coding sequences within:
- the LOC136454852 gene encoding uncharacterized protein, translated to MNGQVKRTNDMLLQGLKPRIFNRLNKFSTRWVAELLAVLWSLRTTPSQATGYMPFFMVYGSEAILLIDLDYGAPRIRAYDEQRAKAFHEDAMYQLDEARNIALLHLAKFQ